From the Cystobacter ferrugineus genome, the window GGTACACGACGAGGTAGTAGTCGCCTGCGATGGTGATGAAGACCTGACGTGGTGGCTCGGGTTGATGGTCAAGCCACGCCTGGGCTTCCTCGTGCGTCTTGAAGGTCGCGACCGGAGCGGGAATCCCCTCTCGAATCATGTCCGCGAGATAGAACTCCAGAACGGGATGGGAGATCAGCCTGCGGTGATTCAGCTCCGGGATATACATGACGATGTGATACTCGCCCGCGATCAATACATAGGCATGATACGGTGGCCTGGAGCTGGCCTTCAGCCAGGCATCAGCCGCCTCGCGCGTGTCGAAGGTCGCGACCACAAGAGGTGGCGCCTGGGCTTCAAGGCTCT encodes:
- a CDS encoding head protein — encoded protein: MRPGELSLEALELLGRRWEEASSPEEKERILLAMDALRFVSATGQTYDLEDYRKSLEAQAPPLVVATFDTREAADAWLKASSRPPYHAYVLIAGEYHIVMYIPELNHRRLISHPVLEFYLADMIREGIPAPVATFKTHEEAQAWLDHQPEPPRQVFITIAGDYYLVVYHHRVNLRAMYPISMAAKLEQSKDEAGS